Genomic segment of Eupeodes corollae chromosome 2, idEupCoro1.1, whole genome shotgun sequence:
tattatatattaggATTATAAGtgtaagtatttttatatattgatTAACATACATAGTACATCTATTCAGgcaaattcaattaaagtgtCTAggaatgaatttttgtttaaaagttttgtggTTGCAATAACAAATTCAACATTGTTGTCTTCTTGTTGCGATAAAAACCGTAGCGCTGATATTTCAGCGAAAGTACACCCACCTACGAAAAAAACGAGAACAACACGAGGTACATTTAGTGAAGATCCTTCACTTGGTGTAGACGACTGACGGCCGTTGATTCCAATAAGCTGTGCTTGGAAGTCATCAAATGTTTTACCAGGTAGGACGTTTATTGAACTCTTAAGAGATTGCCAACCGAGTGGTTTAAGGCTTTGTTCAACAATCCGCACGGTTAGGGGAGCGTAAAAACTGTGCACATAACTTATGTCTTTTGGTGCTACTTCAACAACATCGTCCACTGTCAAGTTCAGAGTCTGAAAAATACGAATAATTGTATAGTTGATAAATAGAATGAATGTATGttactttataaaaaacacAACCGTAAAGattccttaaattattttggggtttttaatagaaacagttctacaatcaaatttattatACTACTATTATATagcttttgaaaacaattaattttctttccacagatcgtatttttttatttgtttcgttactgaaaataatttaatttcaccaGAACTACGGAGGTAGTTTCATGGAGTGGCAATAAATATGTACAGTACAGGAAGGGTAGGTTGTTGGACTCTCGCTCTAGatgtcattttaaattaaaacagagaAAATAATTGATTGAATTCATATGATGTCAGTCGCAAAATACTGAaagacttaaatttgaaaatcaagaaaatgtccagattttctaaattatagtttttatagGTTAACGGATATATGTAAATTGTTCTTGTCTTTTTCCACACAAGCCTGAGGTCAACAGCAACAGCAGATGACCAGTAGGATCATCGTTAACAAGGCATTCAAAGTGCCACCACCCACCAAAGTGCTGGGTTTTTCTAGGTGACTACATTTTCTATATGGATTTCCAACTGCAGGTCCTACAAGAGAATACATGAGCACTTCTGGTTCTGCTATTTAAAGGAAAGAAGGAACCTTCACATCGCagtaagaaaaaaagagaaacagaAGCGGGAGGTGCAGTGATTTCTAAACCGGCAGGGttgatttaagatcaataatttttatcaaaatttgtttaacaagaaCAGTTAATAGTGTACATTATATTTCTGCACTACCGTAGAAATTTTGTTAGAACTACgagttttaatttagttttttatattataataaataaaaaagattaagaATTACCTTTCTAAGGACAGCATATGGTCGATTCTCAGTTTGGGTTTTTAGAAGTCCtgttttttccaaattacttATAGAAAGAAGAGTCTGAATTCCATAAACTTGGACTAATTCTCTTTTATAATAATCCAAAACctgtaacaataaaaataaattacatgtaTAAATACGTTTCAGTATATTATAATACTATATAAGACACAAAGTTAGTTGATTCATTTAGACGTATTCGATTTTTGAGCAACGGCCTCGTCACTggtaaagcttcggttcccatcgatcaccgaaatcaagcatcagtgagcgtggttagaaGACAGATACATATACAGGTATTTATTCTGATATTGAACTCATTTTAGTGATATCAAATGAttaatcattatttaaaaatatgtagtttaTTTTCAATAGTAATTCtatgatttctcaaaaaaatataacagtatTTTATAAAGATAAGTGCTTAGTTATAATtacactcaatttatttttgaaacaaaactttatgaaaaaaagtgttttttcctGGCTCAATAATTCATATGCAacgtgcagacattcaaaaccaactttctttttattaaataccttttttatttaagtacgGGAAAAATGGTTATCTCGCCAgagaaatatttatgtaaaatgcGATAAAATAACGACAGAAAAGAAACATTACGGCGGTAATCAACAGTTTCAAGTTCTTCAGTTCGGCCTCATTCACCCCTCATTTTGAGAACTTTCTTGAATTCTGCCCAAAGCATTCATGTGGGTTTTTGTTAGGGCCTGCCCAAATACgagaattatactcgagtttcaGAAGAATAAAGGTTTCATAGAttttagctaaaaaaaataactaaatttcaaaacattcaaaGAATATGAATCACGATATGCCGCGTCGTTGACAATACAGAATGTAGGAAATATGAATCACTCTTGGGATATACCAGCGCCACTGCCTACTGATAGgcaattaatataatatttatatgacCCTGTTCCTTTCATTTGGTCGTTTCCCATTTTAAATACCCATTTGAAAAACGTAAGTTAGACCCGACACATAATATGGGTACAATAGGTAGAACTACCCAAACGACATTTTACGAATAGTTTTAACCAGGAGAATTGGTTTTGTGAGAAGGCGAAATTGTTGGTTGTACGTAATTTGTGGGACTAAATGTCATTCGACTGAAGGATTGAAATAAGTAAGATAATGCCAATAGGTCTTCTCAACTGAATAATTGACCACGAACATATCTAGAAATCGCCACTTGACTTCAAGAACTTGTTATCCCgattttttcttataacttaaTTAGAATATAGCTTTATtgtgaaatttttgaatagttgagaatttttctaaaaaccagagtattgatagttttctaaaaatattttggtcaGTTATACAAATCCAAAGTCAAGTTGTTTTCAATGGCTCCTCTTAAATTATTACTTGGTATTTACATATTGACTCGGTAgaacttataaaatatatttttgtgaaatagtTATTAAAAGAAACAGTGTATTGGTAAAGAGTGAAAAAAATACATGCAGCGTCATTATTGTATAACGAGAAGCATTTGCCAACCTTTTGCTTAAACCCCGAAGCAGCCGCACATTGAATACACATCAACCGCAGCACATTTCGGAGATCCGATTTTTTTGCTATTAAATCTTCAATATATGCACTCTGTTTATCAATATCTTCGCAAACCATGAATTCTTGTTCCGCAGATAAATCATCGGCAAATTCATAAGTATCTAAATATTCTCTTATTAACTCAGCAACTGTGGTATGAGTGGCAACCGATTTCTTTTGATTCATAAGTTCTGGCAgtctaaaaactaatattttcatATCCTGAACAGATTTGTCTTGATAGTTAGTTTCCATTTGCGAACTTATTTCTTTCGCACGCTTCGAAAGGATTTTGCCAACTTCATTGAAGTTCTTATCTCGCAATTCACCATAGAGTTTTTCATCTGAGTttaaacaaagaattttttgttcagCAACTAAGTTCGCGTCATCGctggcttttgaaaaatttttccCTGGAAGCGATACTTTGTTCTGACGAATTGAGTAAATCTCATCTATAAGTCCTTCATATGTTAATTGAGTGGCTAAAACACTCATTAAGTCTATGCTACGATCAAGAATTATCATTTGATCGATTGCACCTTTATCCGAGTTAAACATAGTCTTGTCCTCGGTACCCATTAGTTTGGCGTGTTCCCATACTTTTAGTGCAAATTTCCCTTTTCCGTAAATCTTTGGTATGCGgccatatattttttgaatgtgaACCAAGCCAATGGCAGCTTGGTACAGGCATGTGAGATCATCGTCTAGAGCGAGATCTCTGAAGCTATTCGGTAGTTCCATCGACAGAATATCTTTATCAACTGGGAAAAAGATCCACGGTAGGTTATCAATGTTTGCGAAATTGCCGTAGACGCCTTTGATTTCCAGTTGCTTTGTGCAAAGGCAAGATTTGCGAGGGACGAAGTATAAATAGAATGTTCGGTTATCGGATGGCAAACCGCCATGGATGTGACTGGCAATAATGTCCATATGCTTCAACTCAGGCCGTGTaatgtaaattatatttttaacatctttAGAAAAGCGTGTATCTGGGCGTAGGCGTTCTATTGTTATATTTCTCTCGGAAAAAAGGCTGGGTCTGGCTACCAAAAAAATGGGACCAAAAAGATTGTCATCCAACACgattgtttttgatccatcacATTTTTCAAGTATTTCTAAGAGTTCCCGACATGCAGTTTCTTGATATAGCTGAAGATTCACTCGACTACTTGCGAGGTATGGaaacattttctaaattaaagtttaactttCAAAGATTCAcgagaaataaacaaaaaagtattgctAAATTTGATAGCTACACAATTAGAATTTTTGACTACGCTGAGGCTGTCAGAGCCAGCTGTTTTGGGAGTgtgataaataaatgaatggaATCGTTCAGATCGCACATTTATTATAGACAATTTACATGGGCAAGGGATGACGATGTTCACATTGGAATTTTTATCCGACACATTTCCAATGTTAAATTGCACCTCTTTAACACCTGTCcgttaacgatgtatcgtcatgtctacgtttgagtgaagttctcatttttgctgacgacgagaacatttttaaaataataacaggCTCAACATTCCATTACAAATATATATGTGCagataaataataactatattattatattaatgtttaaagtttacttttttacatccaaaacacacaaaaatggttgattttgacatttattccctgttttttgttcattgttgccatacttgctttttttgttgcggatttctttatttttgagttcaaactcaaatgcaaaaaatagtttgcaaataaccaaactcgcacccaccccaaatcctatagtgctCCCAAGCAGGATTGGAAGTagggggggcagcatgccccttTACATtgctagctgttagtacgccgtgttatcaattaaaaaatgttgttttaagctaaaaaatgaaatacaaacaaagtaataagtccgaaaaagaaaatatttttttctatgacttaaagtCGTTTCCTCggcttaatatttaaaacatgttctattgaaacctaactgaaaacaaaaatcagaaggaaatttgTGTTGCGGTAACGGAAAGTCGCCCCGAAAacccatttttgtatttaaaaattagtacaactgaaaaaagacctgtcagaataataataaaaaacacaaatagaagaaagttttttgaaaatcaaaagttaaagttaactTCAGACAAAAAACTAgctaaagataaagataaaattgacaattttcaagaagaaatggtaaaaaaacttctagaaattgagattctataaaaaaaagttcattcaacaattgcagcttttacataaaataaaaacttcaagaagggggtttgttcgtagactactacattaacatgtcgTGTTAAagtgagcttgaagctcgcctcaattcttaatatacctgaatcgacttcaaatgagcttgattcgactcgatttcgGTCGGGAATCGGAGtctagtcaaaatttgtgaagaaaagcctgtgtggaggagttggttttacagataatgcattatggtctgtttgtttgcttttttgtttacagCGTTGTTTTaatcataattaaaaaagaagcatATTCTTATGTgggctgaactattcagttcttcattgtttaacacgaatcaaaatATCTCACTTCCACTTCATGAGAAACGTCGAAACACCATTGGCATTTTAGAAAGTGGTGTCaaacttaattgtttttaaatcttgttttgCGGTGAAAACACCAAGAAGATTTAtgtaatctaaactgagataaacctttggtggaaacataataACACTTAATTATCTATTCtatgttttctcttgcaaaataaacccagttagtccattttcattaacaaaactaaataatatcaacagtaacagattgacttttttccccaatggaaaacacatgattcgaaatgcacaactactcaacgaacacagccatcgagatacaaatgcttTATCAATCGtaccattcgagactcgtataaatgttaaaaacccttccgtagtaagattctactttacatactgcggatattgttttttgttgttcatgTAAAACCCTACTAtacttttgatagattttcctacaaaacacgggtattgtattattttcttactaacaactaacacatgcacttatgatgagcctctgatggTAGTTtgagcttgctataagctaactactttctgaaaattctgaagtgaaaAAGTATTggaaaatcacaattttttaaaatttggtaaaaagatgAAGGTGGaaacaaacttttctttttacatttattcctggtacttttgtttaaaaaaaaaacactaaaattaggcGACTTTTTCGTCTTTGCGTATTTGCAAATATTTAGACTTATTTGAACACAGGACTGCAATACAAAATGAAGTGCAGTATAAAAATGAGTCAGGAACTGCGGAGAGGTGCATTTCTTTCACAagtaagatttattttatttttgtaaaagaaatttatataaataataaatattttaattaatcatAAATAAAACTACACAAAATAATCTACTAGAATTGTATATGATATTTATTATATAGTACTGTTATGAAGAGGAACGAATGGAGCGACATCTGAGAGACGTGGAAATGGCGTTATCAGTGGAAACTTCCAGACAATTTGAAATTTCCCACTATTAACAAAATATACTTCTTAACGTTCCTCAGTAAGCACTCTGTCGATTTTTTACAGACATTAATATTATGCAGTCAATAAGTTGTGTTTTCTTATTAATGAATACATCTTTTcagtcaattttatttaattaatctcAATTACCTTAATCGGATGATAAAGAATTGCACTCAACTCTGCACAAATAGCAAGAGCTAATCTTAAGCTAAATAAAAGTCGATTAGATATATacgtaaattattttatttttgtattataaatacTTATAGGTAAATGTATacaattcaatttcattttattttaatcatttaacaaatcttatacttattttttgtttggcgtaaaaaacttcaaaactaaGCTTACAACGGTGCCCATAACAATTgttcttttcgtttttatttcctACAGTTAAACATTTTTCCATTAATTTAACACTAAAAGTAAACATGTTTCATTCTGttcatgaattaaaaaaattaaaacaatatttcagtAAACGTTTCAGTATTTAAAAGCGATTAATGTGAAGATCATGTTAAAAATGAGATagagcaaacatttttgtacttattCTTTAAACA
This window contains:
- the LOC129947478 gene encoding vacuolar protein sorting-associated protein 33A, which produces MFPYLASSRVNLQLYQETACRELLEILEKCDGSKTIVLDDNLFGPIFLVARPSLFSERNITIERLRPDTRFSKDVKNIIYITRPELKHMDIIASHIHGGLPSDNRTFYLYFVPRKSCLCTKQLEIKGVYGNFANIDNLPWIFFPVDKDILSMELPNSFRDLALDDDLTCLYQAAIGLVHIQKIYGRIPKIYGKGKFALKVWEHAKLMGTEDKTMFNSDKGAIDQMIILDRSIDLMSVLATQLTYEGLIDEIYSIRQNKVSLPGKNFSKASDDANLVAEQKILCLNSDEKLYGELRDKNFNEVGKILSKRAKEISSQMETNYQDKSVQDMKILVFRLPELMNQKKSVATHTTVAELIREYLDTYEFADDLSAEQEFMVCEDIDKQSAYIEDLIAKKSDLRNVLRLMCIQCAAASGFKQKVLDYYKRELVQVYGIQTLLSISNLEKTGLLKTQTENRPYAVLRKTLNLTVDDVVEVAPKDISYVHSFYAPLTVRIVEQSLKPLGWQSLKSSINVLPGKTFDDFQAQLIGINGRQSSTPSEGSSLNVPRVVLVFFVGGCTFAEISALRFLSQQEDNNVEFVIATTKLLNKNSFLDTLIEFA